The window TTAACgaagaaaataaatctaaaagacCTCACATGACCTTCCTTACTTTTGGTGAAGGACCTAGAATTTGTCTTGGTAAATAaagataacaacaaaaaatatttttacttttagatcattattttttaggaataaaatttgctcaTCTACAAATCAAAATTGGAATTATATCGATTTTAAAGGACCATCAAGTTTCTGTCGATAACTTCCTTGAATATCCCttagaatttaaaaagaacgctatttttttaacacccaaatacgatattttattaaaacttaaaaaatcaacttaagtttagtgaaattaatgttaatatatTATGAAGTAgtgtttaatattattatgtcattattattgattaaaagattatttattcaagataacttaaaaatacataaaaataaaaaaattggatacaaaattattgaaacCTCAACTTcgaataatataaataaatttaaatagcGAGCCAAAAAGTTTATCCCACTCTTGGACAACTTCCATAATAAGAAACTTCAACACTTCTTCCACAATTTTGTGCACATCTTAACCATCTCTCATTTGAGTAAGTTATACCATTCGTTCCGCAAACGGGATTGTATTCCTGAGTAATCCTGCAAGCATTTTCACAGGGTGATCGAGTTGTTGCCATTCCAGGAATAGGAACAGTTGAAGTTCTTAAAGGCGATTCAGTTGGATCATTAGGTAAACGACggttattattgttattattattccatttattgatattattccaattattattattgttccaatcgttattattattccaatcattattattgttccaattattattatttaaatttctgtGGGGATGATTCCAAGACGATGGAACATCATCTTGGAAAACAATTCTATCAGAATTAAATTgtcgaaatttatttttgttgtcattgaaatttggattaaaatttgattgttCACTTTCATCCCAATGAAAATCAGGATTAAAATTGAAACCATGATAAGCAAACGAAGATTTAAAGattaacaaaactaaaaaagaatgtttaaacaacatttttgtttgtataaaagaaattcttaccgaaaaaaataaaacttcccATTTT of the Onthophagus taurus isolate NC chromosome 10, IU_Otau_3.0, whole genome shotgun sequence genome contains:
- the LOC111428489 gene encoding GATA zinc finger domain-containing protein 4-like; protein product: MGSFIFFVLLIFKSSFAYHGFNFNPDFHWDESEQSNFNPNFNDNKNKFRQFNSDRIVFQDDVPSSWNHPHRNLNNNNWNNNNDWNNNNDWNNNNNWNNINKWNNNNNNNRRLPNDPTESPLRTSTVPIPGMATTRSPCENACRITQEYNPVCGTNGITYSNERWLRCAQNCGRSVEVSYYGSCPRVG